From Equus asinus isolate D_3611 breed Donkey chromosome 14, EquAss-T2T_v2, whole genome shotgun sequence, one genomic window encodes:
- the QPRT gene encoding nicotinate-nucleotide pyrophosphorylase [carboxylating] isoform X2, with translation MDPEGLALLLPPATLATLVDGWLREDCPSFNHAGLVTGAAPSQAALWAKSPGILAGRPFFDAIFAHVNCQVSWLFPEGSKLVPVAKVAEVRGPANCLLLGERVALNMLARCSGVASAAAAAVEAARGTGWAGHVAGTRKTTPGFRLVEKYGLLVGGAASHRYDLGGLVMVKDNHVMAAGGVEKAVRGARQAADFALKVEVECSSLQEAVEAAEAGADLVLLDNFRPEELHRTAAALKARFPGVGVEASGGITLGNLPQFCGPHIDVISLGMLTQAAPALDFSLKLFAEGATPVPYTRRT, from the exons gCCTGGCACTCCTGCTGCCCCCTGCCACTCTGGCCACCCTGGTGGATGGCTGGCTCCGAGAAGACTGCCCAAGCTTCAATCATGCAGGCTTGGTCACGGGGGCAGCCCCCTCGCAGGCAGCATTGTGGGCCAAGTCCCCAGGGATACTGGCTGGGAGGCCTTTCTTTGATGCCATCTTTGCCCACGTCAACTGCCAGGTCTCTTGGCTCTTCCCCGAGGGATCAAAGCTGGTGCCTGTGGCCAAGGTGGCAGAGGTCCGGGGCCCTGCCAACTGCCTGCTGCTGGGGGAGCGGGTGGCCCTGAACATGCTGGCCCGCTGCAGTGGAGTTGCCAGTGCTGCCGCTGCGGCTGTGGAAGCTGCCAGGGGAACCGGCTGGGCCGGGCACGTGGCGGGCACGAGGAAGACCACACCAGGCTTCCGGCTGGTGGAGAAGTATGGGCTCCTAGTGGGCGGGGCCGCCTCCCACCGTTATGACCTGGGAGGGCTGGTGATGGTGAAGGACAACCACGTCATGGCAGCTGGTGGTGTGGAAAAG GCGGTGCGAGGGGCCCGGCAGGCAGCCGACTTTGCCCTGAAGGTGGAAGTGGAGTGCAGCAGCCTGCAGGAGGCTGTGGAGGCGGCCGAAGCAGGTGCGGACCTCGTCTTGCTGGACAACTTCAGGCCTGAG GAGCTGCACCGCACGGCGGCAGCACTGAAGGCCCGGTTCCCAGGTGTGGGTGTGGAGGCCAGCGGGGGCATCACGCTGGGCAACCTTCCTCAGTTCTGTGGGCCCCACATCGATGTCATCTCTTTGGGGATGCTGACCCAGGCTGCCCCGGCCCTCGATTTCTCCCTCAAGCTGTTTGCTGAAGGGGCCACTCCAGTGCCCTACACCCGCCGGACCTAA